In Azospirillaceae bacterium, a genomic segment contains:
- the otsB gene encoding trehalose-phosphatase, translating to MSDVPLLWDRLAELEARLSGRRPALFLDYDGTLTPIVSTPEAAHLPAEARAALVAVARRWPVGLVSGRDLADLRARVGIDGVSYAGSHGFDIVTADGRRFQKGDTHAPDLTAAAAALRTALAPVEGALVEAKRFSVAAHTRNVEAEAKPRVAAAVRTIAGDQSRLKVNPGKEVYEVQPAVPWDKGRAVLHLLDVLGLDAPDVLPVFVGDDRTDEDAFAALQGRGVGVLVADAPRPTAATYRVTDSADTVRFLRWLDTRI from the coding sequence GTGAGTGATGTTCCGTTGCTGTGGGACCGTCTTGCGGAATTGGAAGCCCGATTGTCCGGCCGGCGTCCCGCGTTGTTCCTGGACTATGACGGAACCCTGACACCGATTGTCAGCACTCCGGAAGCGGCGCACCTGCCTGCCGAAGCGCGGGCGGCATTGGTTGCTGTGGCCCGCCGCTGGCCCGTGGGCCTCGTCAGTGGACGCGACCTCGCCGACCTGCGGGCACGGGTTGGAATTGACGGGGTGTCGTATGCGGGGAGCCACGGTTTCGACATCGTCACGGCCGATGGCCGGCGCTTCCAGAAGGGGGATACCCATGCGCCGGACCTGACGGCGGCCGCCGCGGCTTTGCGTACGGCTCTCGCCCCGGTCGAGGGGGCGTTGGTCGAGGCCAAGCGCTTTTCGGTGGCCGCCCACACCCGGAATGTCGAGGCCGAAGCCAAGCCGAGGGTGGCTGCCGCCGTGCGCACCATCGCGGGGGACCAGTCCCGTCTGAAGGTGAATCCGGGCAAGGAAGTCTACGAGGTCCAGCCGGCCGTGCCGTGGGACAAGGGGCGTGCGGTCCTGCATCTGCTGGACGTGTTGGGCCTGGATGCGCCGGACGTGCTGCCGGTGTTCGTCGGCGACGACCGGACCGACGAGGATGCGTTCGCCGCCTTGCAGGGGCGCGGCGTGGGCGTTCTGGTGGCGGATGCCCCTCGGCCGACGGCGGCCACCTACCGCGTCACCGATTCTGCCGACACCGTGCGGTTCCTACGTTGGCTGGACACCCGCATCTGA
- a CDS encoding ferritin-like domain-containing protein: protein MAANKQKTMQDLLIQEMRDIYNAEQQAVRAYPKLIKAATAPELKQALEKHFEQTRGQVERLQQAFEKLDINARGKACHAMEGLIDETRELIEEDLAPELLDAALIATAQKMEHYEIASYGTVVAYADALGQKEVADLLRQTLGEEKQTDQTLNQLAVDNINKRAMQATKAA, encoded by the coding sequence ATGGCAGCCAACAAGCAGAAAACCATGCAGGACCTCCTGATCCAGGAGATGCGTGACATTTACAACGCCGAGCAGCAGGCGGTCCGGGCCTATCCGAAGCTCATCAAGGCCGCGACCGCGCCGGAGTTGAAGCAGGCGCTCGAAAAGCATTTCGAACAGACGCGCGGGCAGGTGGAACGCCTCCAACAGGCGTTCGAAAAGCTGGACATCAACGCCCGCGGCAAGGCGTGCCACGCCATGGAGGGCCTGATCGACGAAACGCGCGAGCTGATCGAGGAGGATCTGGCGCCCGAGCTGCTGGATGCCGCCCTGATCGCGACGGCACAGAAGATGGAGCACTACGAAATCGCCAGCTACGGCACCGTCGTCGCCTATGCCGACGCGCTGGGCCAGAAGGAGGTCGCCGACCTGCTGCGCCAGACCCTGGGCGAGGAGAAGCAAACCGACCAGACACTGAACCAACTGGCGGTTGACAACATTAACAAGCGCGCCATGCAGGCCACAAAGGCGGCCTGA
- the gph gene encoding phosphoglycolate phosphatase (PGP is an essential enzyme in the glycolate salvage pathway in higher organisms (photorespiration in plants). Phosphoglycolate results from the oxidase activity of RubisCO in the Calvin cycle when concentrations of carbon dioxide are low relative to oxygen. This enzyme is a member of the Haloacid Dehalogenase (HAD) superfamily of aspartate-nucleophile hydrolase enzymes (PF00702).) — protein MNAVVFDLDGTLIDSAPDIAAALNALLAEHGRPHLPLDAVKQMIGDGSAALLARAFAATGPALVDGARGPVLGRFIEIYDARAAAPDSVYPGVEATLESLKAAGLRLGLCTNKPERVTRTVLRSLGLDRFFDAVAGGDSLPFRKPDGRHLRWVLDRLGADADRSAMVGDNAHDVAVAKATGTAAVAVAYGYPRMPIADLGADAVIERFDELPAALARLGTA, from the coding sequence ATGAATGCCGTCGTCTTCGACCTGGACGGCACCCTGATCGACAGTGCCCCGGATATCGCCGCCGCCCTGAACGCACTGCTGGCCGAACACGGCCGCCCGCACCTGCCGCTCGACGCGGTGAAGCAGATGATCGGCGACGGATCCGCGGCACTTCTTGCACGGGCCTTCGCGGCGACCGGACCCGCCCTCGTGGACGGGGCCCGTGGGCCGGTCCTCGGGCGCTTCATCGAGATCTACGATGCCCGCGCCGCCGCACCGGACTCGGTCTACCCCGGGGTGGAAGCCACGCTGGAATCCCTGAAGGCCGCGGGCCTGCGTCTCGGGCTTTGCACCAACAAGCCGGAACGCGTCACGCGAACCGTCCTCCGGTCCCTTGGGTTGGACCGCTTCTTCGATGCGGTGGCGGGCGGTGACAGCCTGCCCTTCCGGAAACCGGATGGGCGGCATCTCCGCTGGGTCCTGGACCGTCTCGGTGCGGATGCCGACCGGAGCGCCATGGTGGGCGACAATGCCCATGACGTGGCGGTCGCCAAAGCCACGGGCACCGCGGCGGTGGCGGTCGCCTACGGCTATCCGCGCATGCCGATCGCGGATCTGGGGGCGGATGCCGTGATCGAACGGTTCGATGAGCTGCCCGCCGCACTGGCCCGGCTCGGGACCGCCTGA
- a CDS encoding ATP-binding protein — MRPSFLKKISNLGGRTLLVAFGVAALVAVTGQFAYGLYTSRQQALDTAAQTTERLTWALADRTSIGFAAIDTALLATVAHLETLQTTGLTPGPDLKAALRSGVRALPFLRRLSLIDEAGRVVETSQDEPAPNVSVADRDYFKAQIERDAGLFIGAVARSRVDGRSFISLSRRLVHPDGRFAGVLAAVVDAAEFQASYGALQVGPGGSVTVIRADGIIFFRHPHNEDFIGRSLAGESFFREHLGVRPSGTFRTVVTATDSVDRITSYRRLEQFPLVVGVGVAVDDALANWYRDAVELAWAWVAMTVTLGIFLALLLVEGQRQKRANSLVRQSEARYRLLAENATDLIERRDLNGKRLYVSPSAREVLGYTPEEMLASPPFSLVHPDDASMLRSAFGELVSRGGRRAARCRIRHKDGRWVWVETAGRVVRDPDTGTPVEVVCVARDITGQVAFEEQLAIARREAEAASRAKSDFLATMSHELRTPLNAVIGFSELLLSTPLNAEQQRYVLYQRDAGRGLLLLIGDILDFSKIEAGQLDLDETDFDTRHLVEGCRALVAHAAESKGLTVTARVDEDVPAILRGDAMRIRQIALNFLSNAVKFTDSGSVSVIVTRLPGGVGVRLAVSDTGRGIPASRLGDLFHDFSQVERTGTKGEGGTGLGLAISRRLAERMGGSVGVTSVQGAGSTFWADLPLSEGAPDRVVRKVKTGTAPEQALRILLAEDVEPNRLLATRVLEQAGHTVVAVANGQDAVAAAAQGGFDVLVLDVQMPVLDGVEAARRIRALGHGPGEVPILALTANALASEVERCRAAGMDGHMAKPFEPSALVARVHELARKDGVRMAAAPPAPGVANGRFDELRELLGEEGLLDFIHTSAEGLLRQAMVLDAASVLEDVRLAAHAVVSLAGGAGLNALLARARALMNHPGEDWAEEAQALAEDARQGAEIILARMSAPVPS; from the coding sequence ATGAGACCGAGCTTCCTGAAAAAAATCTCCAACCTGGGGGGGCGCACCCTTCTGGTGGCTTTCGGTGTGGCCGCCCTGGTCGCAGTGACCGGGCAATTCGCCTACGGTCTCTACACCAGTCGGCAGCAGGCGCTTGATACGGCGGCGCAAACGACGGAAAGGCTCACCTGGGCCCTGGCCGATCGCACCAGCATCGGTTTTGCCGCGATCGATACCGCCTTGTTGGCGACGGTCGCACACCTCGAAACCCTGCAGACCACCGGACTTACGCCGGGACCGGACCTCAAGGCGGCCCTGCGCAGCGGCGTGCGGGCACTGCCGTTCCTGCGCCGCCTCAGCCTCATCGACGAGGCGGGCCGGGTCGTGGAGACCTCCCAGGACGAACCCGCCCCCAATGTAAGTGTCGCCGACCGGGACTATTTCAAGGCGCAGATCGAACGCGATGCGGGCCTTTTCATCGGTGCCGTTGCCAGGAGCCGCGTGGATGGCCGGTCGTTCATAAGTCTTTCGCGGCGCCTGGTTCATCCCGACGGCCGGTTTGCCGGTGTTCTCGCCGCCGTGGTCGATGCGGCGGAATTCCAAGCCTCCTACGGTGCCCTCCAGGTCGGTCCCGGCGGATCCGTGACCGTCATCCGGGCGGACGGGATCATCTTCTTCCGGCACCCGCACAACGAGGATTTCATCGGGCGGTCCCTGGCCGGCGAGTCGTTTTTCCGAGAGCACTTGGGGGTTCGGCCGTCCGGCACCTTCCGCACCGTGGTAACGGCCACCGACAGTGTGGACCGCATCACCTCCTACCGTCGCCTCGAGCAGTTTCCTCTCGTGGTCGGGGTCGGGGTGGCCGTCGACGATGCCCTGGCGAATTGGTACCGCGATGCGGTCGAGCTGGCCTGGGCCTGGGTGGCCATGACCGTCACCTTGGGGATCTTCCTGGCGCTGCTTCTTGTCGAAGGCCAGCGGCAGAAACGGGCCAATTCGCTCGTGCGTCAGAGCGAAGCCCGTTATCGCCTGCTGGCCGAGAATGCCACCGACCTGATCGAGCGCCGGGACCTGAACGGCAAACGCCTCTACGTCTCCCCGAGCGCGCGGGAAGTCCTGGGCTATACGCCGGAGGAAATGCTCGCTTCCCCACCGTTTTCGCTCGTCCATCCGGACGATGCCTCCATGCTGCGCAGTGCGTTCGGCGAACTGGTCTCCCGTGGCGGGCGGCGGGCCGCGCGGTGCCGGATCCGGCACAAGGACGGTCGGTGGGTCTGGGTGGAGACGGCCGGGCGGGTTGTGCGCGACCCGGACACGGGAACGCCGGTCGAAGTGGTCTGCGTGGCACGCGACATCACGGGGCAAGTGGCCTTCGAGGAGCAATTGGCCATCGCCAGACGCGAGGCCGAAGCGGCCAGCCGGGCCAAGTCCGACTTTTTGGCCACGATGAGCCATGAGTTGCGGACCCCGCTGAACGCCGTCATCGGGTTCTCCGAACTCCTGCTCAGCACGCCGCTCAACGCCGAACAGCAGCGCTATGTGCTGTACCAGCGTGATGCCGGCCGGGGCTTGCTCCTGCTGATCGGCGACATTCTGGATTTCTCGAAGATCGAGGCCGGCCAGCTCGACCTCGACGAGACGGACTTCGATACCCGCCACTTGGTCGAGGGGTGCCGCGCACTCGTCGCCCATGCCGCCGAGTCGAAGGGCCTTACAGTCACCGCCCGCGTGGACGAGGACGTGCCTGCGATCCTGCGGGGCGATGCGATGCGGATACGCCAGATCGCGCTGAATTTCCTGTCCAACGCCGTCAAGTTCACCGACAGCGGCTCCGTGTCCGTGATCGTGACCCGGTTGCCCGGTGGCGTCGGGGTGCGGCTCGCGGTTTCCGACACCGGACGGGGAATTCCGGCTTCCAGGCTCGGGGATTTGTTCCACGACTTCAGCCAGGTCGAGCGAACCGGTACGAAGGGCGAGGGGGGTACGGGCCTGGGGCTTGCCATCAGCCGGCGGCTGGCCGAGCGCATGGGCGGGTCCGTCGGGGTGACGAGCGTGCAGGGCGCCGGCTCGACATTCTGGGCCGACCTGCCGCTGTCCGAAGGGGCGCCCGACCGTGTGGTGCGCAAGGTCAAGACCGGAACCGCCCCGGAACAGGCGCTCCGGATCCTGCTTGCGGAGGATGTCGAGCCGAACCGGCTGCTGGCAACCCGTGTGCTGGAGCAGGCGGGGCACACGGTCGTCGCGGTGGCAAACGGACAGGACGCGGTGGCCGCCGCCGCCCAGGGCGGCTTCGACGTGCTGGTGCTCGACGTGCAAATGCCCGTCCTGGACGGTGTCGAGGCGGCGCGCCGGATCCGCGCCCTGGGGCACGGCCCCGGCGAGGTGCCGATCCTTGCGCTGACCGCCAATGCCTTGGCCTCGGAGGTCGAGCGCTGCCGGGCCGCAGGTATGGACGGGCACATGGCCAAGCCGTTCGAGCCATCGGCCCTGGTGGCGCGTGTCCACGAGCTGGCCCGTAAGGACGGGGTCCGCATGGCGGCTGCCCCGCCCGCCCCGGGAGTGGCCAACGGCCGGTTCGATGAACTCCGGGAGCTGCTGGGGGAGGAGGGGCTGCTGGATTTCATCCACACCTCCGCCGAGGGGCTTCTGCGACAGGCGATGGTATTGGATGCGGCGTCTGTCCTGGAGGATGTGCGCCTTGCTGCCCATGCGGTGGTGTCGCTGGCGGGAGGCGCGGGTCTGAACGCGCTGTTGGCGCGGGCGCGTGCCCTGATGAACCATCCCGGCGAGGACTGGGCCGAGGAGGCGCAGGCACTTGCCGAGGATGCCCGCCAGGGTGCGGAGATCATTCTCGCCAGGATGTCGGCACCGGTCCCAAGCTGA
- a CDS encoding DUF2934 domain-containing protein, with amino-acid sequence MDGYVDDRIRQRAYEIWEREGRPEGREQDHWKLASEEIAIEDNIGQTLKPNPSRGPDDTARRSSPVEPLISAENQGEGIGPSVVQDDQPLPRPRGARRKG; translated from the coding sequence GTGGACGGTTACGTGGACGATCGAATTCGCCAGCGGGCCTACGAGATCTGGGAGCGGGAAGGGCGCCCGGAGGGACGGGAGCAGGACCATTGGAAACTGGCGAGCGAGGAGATCGCGATCGAGGACAATATCGGCCAGACGCTGAAACCCAATCCGTCCCGCGGGCCCGATGATACGGCCCGGCGTTCGTCACCGGTCGAGCCGCTGATATCGGCCGAGAACCAGGGAGAAGGGATCGGGCCGAGTGTCGTTCAAGACGACCAGCCTTTGCCCCGACCCCGAGGTGCGCGCCGCAAAGGCTGA
- a CDS encoding threonine/serine dehydratase: protein MPTPTDAAKLPLTVRDVEAAAHRLKGKAVLTPLMESPQLNDRLGGRLLVKAEPLQRTGSFKFRGAYNRISLIPEEVRGRGVIAFSSGNHAQGVAAAARAFGIKATIIMPTDAPAIKVRNTRAWGAEVVLYDRWTESREAIGQKLSDETGATLVRPYDDPGVMAGQGTIGLEIAAQAEALGVMVDTCVVCCGGGGLVAGTALALLSLSPTTKVLSAEPEGFDDTARSLAAGTRVANEPGRQSFCDAIVTPTPGELTFEVNRRLLAGGVAVSDREVAQAMRTAFEELKLVVEPGGAVALAAALAGKVPVQGRTVVVVCSGGNVDADVFAKALADAA, encoded by the coding sequence ATGCCCACGCCGACCGACGCCGCGAAACTTCCCCTTACCGTCCGGGATGTGGAGGCGGCTGCCCACCGCTTGAAAGGCAAGGCGGTCCTGACGCCGCTGATGGAGTCCCCCCAGCTGAACGACCGGCTCGGTGGCCGTCTGCTGGTGAAGGCGGAACCCTTGCAGCGCACCGGCAGCTTCAAGTTCCGCGGCGCCTACAACCGGATCAGCCTGATCCCCGAAGAGGTGCGGGGCCGCGGCGTGATCGCCTTTTCGTCGGGCAATCACGCACAGGGCGTGGCGGCCGCCGCCCGCGCCTTCGGCATTAAGGCGACCATCATCATGCCGACCGACGCCCCTGCGATCAAAGTGCGCAACACCCGCGCCTGGGGAGCCGAGGTCGTCCTCTACGACCGCTGGACCGAAAGCCGCGAAGCCATCGGCCAGAAATTGTCGGACGAGACCGGCGCGACCCTGGTGAGACCCTACGACGACCCAGGCGTCATGGCGGGCCAGGGCACCATCGGGCTAGAGATCGCGGCCCAGGCCGAGGCTTTGGGTGTGATGGTGGACACATGCGTGGTCTGCTGTGGCGGCGGAGGGCTGGTGGCCGGAACGGCCCTCGCCCTGCTGTCCCTCAGCCCCACCACCAAAGTCCTGTCCGCGGAGCCGGAAGGCTTCGACGACACGGCCCGGTCGCTTGCGGCCGGCACGCGCGTGGCCAACGAGCCGGGGCGCCAGAGCTTCTGCGATGCGATCGTCACCCCGACCCCGGGGGAACTCACCTTCGAGGTGAACCGCCGCCTCCTGGCCGGCGGCGTCGCCGTGTCGGACCGCGAGGTGGCACAGGCCATGCGCACGGCGTTCGAGGAACTCAAACTGGTGGTGGAGCCGGGCGGCGCAGTGGCACTGGCGGCCGCCCTGGCCGGCAAGGTGCCGGTCCAGGGGCGCACGGTCGTGGTGGTCTGCTCGGGTGGCAACGTGGACGCCGATGTGTTCGCCAAGGCCCTGGCCGACGCGGCCTGA
- the glmS gene encoding glutamine--fructose-6-phosphate transaminase (isomerizing): MCGIIGIVGKREVAPLLVESLRRLEYRGYDSAGVATLVDGRIERRRAEGKLANLDRRLHEQPLAGTIGIGHTRWATHGGVNERNAHPHATDRVAIVHNGIIENYAELKAELEGHQCRFETETDTEVVAHLVTHLMNQGLEPEAAVSAALKRLVGAFSLAMIFKGRHDVMIGARRGTPLAVGWGDGEMYIGSDAMALAPFTNQVSYLEDGDWTVVTAEGAKVFDADDRPAVRPAKQSKASGAMIGKDGYRHYMLKEIYEQPAVIGDTLNAFVAPGTGRVTLPDVPFDIAAAPRITISACGTAYLAGLVSKYWFERLARMPVEIDVASEFRYREAPLPQGGVSLFISQSGETLDTLEALRFAKREGQRILSIVNVPESTIARESDAVLMTLAGPEIGVASTKAFTTQLSVLACLAVAVARARGTIDAREEGRIAASLREVPARVAEVLAHDDTIQGIAREIAEARDVLYLGRGSSYPIALEGALKLKEISYIHAEGYAAGEMKHGPIALIDENVPVIVVAPPGALFEKTASNVMEVAARGGKVLLLSDADGCRRLKDKVRWTIELPACDPLVSPIVYALPVQLLAYHTAVVKGTDVDQPRNLAKSVTVE, from the coding sequence ATGTGCGGGATCATCGGTATCGTCGGTAAGCGCGAGGTGGCACCGCTCCTGGTCGAGTCGCTGCGCCGGCTCGAATACCGCGGCTACGACAGCGCGGGCGTCGCCACGCTCGTCGATGGCCGCATCGAGCGCCGCCGGGCGGAGGGCAAGCTGGCCAACCTCGACCGGCGCCTGCACGAGCAGCCGCTGGCGGGCACCATCGGCATCGGCCACACCCGCTGGGCCACCCACGGCGGCGTGAACGAGCGCAATGCCCACCCCCATGCCACCGACCGGGTCGCCATCGTCCACAACGGGATCATCGAGAACTACGCGGAGCTCAAGGCCGAGCTCGAAGGGCACCAGTGCCGCTTCGAGACCGAGACGGACACCGAGGTCGTGGCCCACTTGGTCACGCACCTGATGAACCAGGGCCTGGAGCCCGAGGCGGCCGTGTCGGCGGCGCTCAAGCGCCTCGTCGGTGCCTTTTCGCTCGCCATGATCTTCAAGGGCCGCCACGACGTGATGATCGGCGCGCGCCGCGGCACCCCGCTGGCGGTCGGCTGGGGCGACGGCGAGATGTACATCGGGTCCGATGCCATGGCGCTGGCCCCCTTCACCAATCAGGTCAGCTACCTGGAGGACGGCGACTGGACGGTCGTCACCGCCGAAGGCGCCAAGGTGTTCGATGCCGACGACCGTCCCGCGGTTCGTCCCGCCAAGCAGTCCAAGGCATCCGGCGCCATGATCGGCAAGGACGGCTACCGCCACTACATGCTGAAGGAAATCTACGAGCAGCCGGCCGTCATCGGCGACACGCTGAACGCGTTCGTCGCCCCCGGTACGGGCCGGGTGACGCTGCCGGACGTGCCGTTCGACATCGCCGCCGCACCCCGCATCACCATCTCGGCCTGCGGCACCGCCTATCTTGCGGGGCTCGTCTCGAAATACTGGTTCGAGCGGCTGGCCCGCATGCCGGTCGAAATCGACGTCGCATCGGAGTTCCGGTACCGTGAGGCGCCCCTTCCCCAGGGCGGTGTGTCGCTGTTCATCTCGCAATCGGGCGAGACGCTGGACACGTTGGAGGCCCTTCGTTTCGCCAAGCGCGAAGGCCAGAGGATCCTTTCCATCGTCAACGTCCCGGAAAGCACCATCGCGCGCGAGTCCGATGCGGTGCTGATGACGTTGGCGGGGCCGGAGATCGGTGTCGCCTCGACAAAGGCGTTCACGACGCAGCTTTCGGTCCTGGCATGCCTGGCGGTCGCCGTGGCCCGCGCCCGCGGCACCATCGATGCCCGCGAGGAGGGGCGGATCGCCGCGTCGCTGCGGGAGGTGCCGGCCCGTGTGGCCGAAGTGCTGGCCCACGACGATACGATCCAGGGCATTGCCCGCGAGATCGCGGAAGCGCGCGACGTGCTGTACCTGGGCCGCGGCTCCTCCTACCCGATCGCGCTCGAAGGCGCGTTGAAGCTGAAGGAGATCAGCTACATCCATGCCGAGGGCTACGCCGCCGGCGAGATGAAGCACGGTCCCATCGCCCTGATCGACGAGAATGTGCCGGTGATCGTGGTGGCACCGCCGGGAGCCCTGTTCGAGAAGACGGCGTCCAATGTGATGGAGGTGGCGGCCCGTGGCGGCAAGGTGCTGCTGCTGTCCGATGCCGACGGGTGCCGCCGGCTCAAGGACAAGGTGCGCTGGACCATCGAGCTGCCGGCCTGCGATCCGCTGGTGTCGCCGATCGTCTATGCGCTGCCCGTGCAGCTGCTGGCCTATCACACCGCCGTGGTGAAGGGGACCGACGTCGACCAGCCGCGCAACCTCGCCAAGAGCGTGACCGTCGAATGA
- the glmU gene encoding bifunctional UDP-N-acetylglucosamine diphosphorylase/glucosamine-1-phosphate N-acetyltransferase GlmU → MGARQLACVVLAAGKGTRMMSDLPKVLHRIAHRPMVNHVLAAVEPLRPDRLVVVVGPNMESVAAAVAPARTAVQTQQRGTADALKAAQAELNGFAGDVLVLFGDTPLLTTETLSRMVEARRGPDDPAVVVAGMRPIDPGHYGRLILAPDGSLARIVEHADADADERSVGLCNGGIMAFDGARMWSLLDRVGNDNAKGEYYLTDVVGIARADGHRCAVVEADEEEVLGINSRAELAGAEKLMQRRLRLAHMAAGATLVDPDTVHFAYDTRLGRDVVVGPNVVFAPGVEVGDRVEIRPFCHFEGVRIAEGAEVGPFARLRPGTEVGPGVHIGNFVELKNTQVGPGAKINHLSYMGDATIGARANVGAGAITCNYDGFMKYRTEIGAGAFVGTNSSLVAPVRLADGAYVGAGSVVVRDVAADALAVARGQQVEKPGWARAFRERKAAEKAGKANK, encoded by the coding sequence ATGGGCGCGCGCCAACTGGCCTGCGTCGTCCTTGCCGCCGGCAAGGGCACGCGCATGATGTCGGACTTGCCGAAGGTCCTTCACCGGATCGCCCACCGGCCGATGGTGAACCATGTGCTGGCTGCCGTGGAGCCGTTGCGGCCCGACCGGCTGGTCGTCGTGGTCGGTCCCAACATGGAGTCGGTCGCGGCGGCCGTGGCGCCCGCCCGGACCGCCGTGCAGACCCAGCAGCGCGGAACCGCCGATGCCTTGAAGGCCGCGCAGGCGGAACTGAATGGATTCGCGGGCGATGTCCTGGTGCTCTTCGGCGATACGCCGCTTCTGACCACCGAAACCCTTTCGCGCATGGTGGAGGCCCGGCGCGGTCCGGACGATCCCGCGGTGGTTGTCGCGGGAATGCGGCCCATCGACCCCGGTCACTACGGCCGCCTGATCCTGGCGCCCGACGGCAGCCTGGCCCGGATCGTCGAGCATGCCGATGCCGATGCCGACGAGCGGTCGGTCGGCTTGTGCAACGGCGGCATCATGGCGTTCGACGGGGCGCGGATGTGGTCGTTGCTGGACCGCGTCGGCAACGACAACGCCAAGGGCGAGTACTACCTGACCGACGTGGTCGGCATCGCCCGCGCCGACGGCCACCGTTGCGCCGTCGTCGAGGCCGACGAGGAGGAGGTCCTGGGCATCAACAGCCGTGCCGAACTCGCCGGTGCGGAAAAGCTGATGCAGCGGCGCCTGCGGCTGGCCCATATGGCGGCCGGTGCCACCCTGGTCGATCCCGACACGGTCCACTTCGCCTACGACACGCGGCTCGGCCGCGACGTGGTGGTCGGGCCGAACGTCGTCTTCGCTCCGGGGGTGGAGGTTGGCGACCGGGTCGAGATCCGGCCCTTCTGCCACTTCGAAGGGGTTCGGATCGCCGAGGGCGCGGAAGTCGGGCCGTTCGCCCGCCTGCGCCCCGGTACCGAGGTTGGGCCCGGCGTCCACATCGGCAACTTCGTCGAGCTCAAGAACACCCAGGTCGGGCCGGGTGCCAAGATCAACCACCTGTCCTACATGGGCGACGCCACCATCGGGGCGCGGGCCAACGTCGGCGCGGGTGCCATCACCTGCAACTACGACGGCTTCATGAAGTACCGGACCGAAATCGGCGCCGGTGCCTTCGTGGGCACCAATTCCTCGCTCGTGGCACCGGTGCGGCTCGCCGACGGGGCCTATGTGGGGGCCGGCAGCGTGGTGGTGCGCGACGTCGCGGCGGACGCGCTCGCGGTGGCCCGCGGGCAGCAGGTGGAGAAGCCCGGCTGGGCGCGCGCCTTCCGCGAGCGCAAGGCGGCGGAAAAAGCCGGAAAAGCCAACAAATAA
- a CDS encoding DUF3108 domain-containing protein has product MRAFPVLAVLVTVLLPIGSARARAEGMRLDYNVYVGGVSAAAVSFELRTDGRRFATASSVKTHGMIGFLFPWESRSEADGRVDAQRGGHAYLPARNTVASSWNGKARTLVALYDNAGTIVKVEETPPETDPREPVPSDLRRGTTDLVSGIMGLLDRIAAGGACNGKLPVFDGKRRFDVHLADAGMAHLKANRWSAFQGDARHCVLRFKTLAGKPVGGERTRFWKTVDAQGFQGWPMSVHIAPAGPGGRQIPVRLETDGPLGTILVNLASVQVPAGSAAQAAR; this is encoded by the coding sequence ATGCGTGCGTTTCCCGTCCTGGCCGTCCTTGTCACCGTGCTCCTTCCAATCGGTTCGGCACGGGCGCGCGCCGAGGGCATGCGGCTGGACTACAACGTCTATGTGGGCGGGGTGAGCGCGGCGGCCGTGTCGTTCGAACTCCGCACCGACGGCCGGCGTTTCGCCACGGCCTCCAGCGTCAAGACCCACGGCATGATCGGCTTCCTGTTCCCGTGGGAATCGCGGTCGGAGGCGGATGGCCGGGTGGACGCGCAGCGCGGCGGGCACGCCTATCTGCCCGCGCGCAACACCGTGGCGTCGAGCTGGAACGGCAAGGCGCGCACGTTGGTGGCGCTCTACGACAATGCGGGAACCATCGTGAAGGTGGAGGAAACCCCGCCCGAGACGGACCCGCGCGAGCCGGTGCCGTCGGACCTGCGCCGGGGAACGACGGATCTCGTGTCCGGGATCATGGGGCTTCTCGACCGAATCGCCGCCGGGGGGGCGTGCAATGGCAAGCTCCCGGTCTTCGACGGCAAACGCCGGTTCGACGTCCACCTGGCCGACGCGGGGATGGCCCACTTGAAGGCCAACCGGTGGTCCGCGTTCCAAGGCGACGCCCGGCACTGCGTGCTGCGGTTCAAGACGCTCGCGGGCAAGCCGGTCGGCGGCGAGCGGACCCGGTTCTGGAAGACGGTGGACGCCCAGGGCTTCCAGGGGTGGCCCATGTCCGTCCACATCGCCCCCGCCGGTCCGGGCGGGCGCCAAATCCCGGTCCGCCTGGAAACGGACGGGCCCCTGGGGACCATCCTGGTGAACCTCGCCTCGGTGCAGGTGCCGGCGGGGTCCGCCGCGCAAGCGGCCCGCTGA